One window of the Caminibacter pacificus genome contains the following:
- a CDS encoding DUF2853 family protein has product MSKFDEKLELYSKKLKEIEPNFDAELLRKVTKGLGPSIYKLDAEAIACTDKKETERVRENFLKKKLGLKKSDEELDKAIQEVCEKFGRSKKYRAIVYYLLTKKFKKEDVYA; this is encoded by the coding sequence ATGAGCAAATTTGACGAAAAATTAGAGCTTTATTCTAAAAAACTTAAAGAAATAGAGCCGAATTTCGACGCGGAACTTCTTAGAAAAGTTACTAAAGGATTAGGACCTTCAATTTACAAACTCGACGCTGAAGCTATCGCTTGTACTGACAAAAAAGAGACTGAAAGAGTAAGAGAAAACTTCTTAAAGAAAAAATTGGGTCTTAAAAAATCTGACGAAGAACTTGATAAAGCTATTCAAGAAGTTTGCGAAAAATTCGGAAGAAGCAAAAAATATAGAGCGATTGTGTATTATCTTCTAACTAAAAAATTCAAAAAAGAAGACGTTTACGCATAA
- a CDS encoding acetolactate synthase large subunit, with translation MKLTGAQIVIESLIKENVEVVFGYPGGAIMNVYDEIYKQDKFKHILTKHEQGAVHMADGYARATGKVGVAMVTSGPGLTNAVTGIATAYTDSIPMVVISGQVPTFAIGTDAFQEVDAVGVTRPITKHNFLVKNVDDLAYIIKEAFYLAKSGRPGPVHIDIPKDVTVAKTKFEYPEKIELKTYKPTYKGNVRAIKRAAEAIKKAKRPVFYIGGGAVLSGAYQLVRELVKLTKIPAVETLMARGVLRYDCPYLMGMVGMHGSYAANMAMNDADLIISLGARFDDRVTGKIDEFAKNADIVHIDIDPSQIGKVVPTKYPIVGDLKLVLEEMMPFILDGLDTDRYEEWREILNRYQELYPLTYKDDDSVIKPQWVIQKTGEIAPEDAVISTDVGQHQMWTAQFYPFTYPRQLLTSGGLGTMGFGFPAALGAKEGVKDRTVINFTGDGSIMMNIQEVLTGYKYKLPVINIILNNNYLGMVRQWQTMFYDDRLSETDLSDVQPDFVKLAESMGGIGFRVKTKAEFEEALKKALDSKKVAIIDVQVDRREDVLPMVPPNSPLKNMLVFKEDK, from the coding sequence ATGAAATTAACCGGTGCTCAAATTGTTATCGAGAGTTTGATTAAAGAAAATGTTGAGGTTGTTTTCGGTTATCCCGGCGGGGCTATTATGAATGTATACGATGAAATCTACAAACAAGACAAATTCAAACATATCCTGACAAAACACGAACAAGGCGCCGTACATATGGCCGACGGGTATGCAAGAGCTACCGGAAAAGTCGGTGTGGCTATGGTAACAAGCGGTCCGGGGCTGACTAACGCCGTAACGGGAATCGCAACCGCATATACCGATTCTATTCCTATGGTCGTAATCTCAGGGCAGGTTCCTACATTCGCAATCGGAACGGATGCTTTCCAAGAAGTTGACGCTGTGGGAGTTACTCGTCCTATTACCAAACACAACTTTTTAGTAAAAAACGTTGACGATTTGGCATATATTATAAAAGAAGCGTTTTATCTTGCAAAAAGCGGAAGACCTGGACCTGTGCATATCGATATTCCAAAAGACGTAACGGTTGCAAAAACAAAATTCGAATATCCTGAAAAAATAGAGCTGAAAACCTATAAACCTACATATAAAGGTAACGTAAGAGCTATCAAAAGAGCCGCAGAAGCTATCAAAAAAGCTAAAAGACCGGTATTTTATATCGGAGGAGGAGCGGTTTTAAGCGGAGCTTATCAGCTTGTAAGAGAGCTTGTAAAACTGACGAAAATCCCTGCTGTCGAGACACTTATGGCAAGAGGCGTTTTAAGATACGACTGTCCTTATTTAATGGGAATGGTTGGAATGCACGGAAGTTATGCCGCTAATATGGCTATGAACGATGCGGATTTGATTATTTCTCTCGGTGCGAGATTTGATGACAGAGTTACCGGAAAAATTGACGAATTCGCTAAAAACGCCGATATCGTTCATATCGATATAGACCCATCTCAAATCGGAAAAGTAGTGCCTACGAAATATCCGATAGTCGGTGATTTGAAACTTGTTTTAGAAGAGATGATGCCGTTTATTCTTGACGGGCTCGATACCGATAGATACGAAGAGTGGAGAGAGATTTTAAATAGATATCAAGAACTTTATCCTCTAACTTATAAAGACGACGATAGTGTGATAAAACCTCAATGGGTTATTCAAAAAACTGGTGAAATCGCACCTGAGGATGCCGTAATTTCTACGGATGTGGGACAACATCAGATGTGGACGGCTCAGTTTTATCCGTTTACATATCCGAGACAACTTTTAACAAGCGGCGGTCTTGGGACTATGGGATTCGGTTTTCCGGCTGCACTCGGAGCAAAAGAGGGAGTTAAGGATAGAACGGTTATCAACTTTACGGGAGACGGAAGTATTATGATGAATATTCAGGAAGTTCTCACCGGTTATAAATATAAACTTCCCGTAATCAATATTATTTTAAACAACAACTATTTAGGAATGGTTAGACAATGGCAAACGATGTTTTATGACGACAGATTAAGCGAAACGGACCTTAGCGACGTTCAGCCTGATTTTGTAAAACTTGCCGAAAGTATGGGAGGTATTGGATTTAGAGTAAAAACAAAAGCCGAATTTGAAGAAGCTTTGAAAAAAGCGCTTGATAGTAAAAAAGTTGCGATTATCGACGTGCAAGTAGACAGACGCGAAGATGTATTACCTATGGTACCGCCTAATTCGCCTCTAAAAAATATGCTTGTATTTAAGGAAGACAAATGA
- the ilvN gene encoding acetolactate synthase small subunit codes for MKRIISVIVENEHGALARIVNMFAARGYNITSLTVAPIPNSEFSRMTIMSDGDPKIFEQIVKQLYKLIPVYKVIESDDFIEKEMAMVKFPLKQVKDNLADIDAIARCYNGKISNVNDKHIVVSVVDRPNRIDNFLKAIQAKYNNVEIVRSGVSVIER; via the coding sequence ATGAAAAGAATAATATCTGTAATCGTAGAAAACGAACACGGAGCGCTTGCAAGAATCGTTAATATGTTTGCCGCAAGAGGATATAACATCACCTCTTTAACTGTAGCGCCGATTCCAAACAGCGAATTTAGCAGAATGACGATTATGAGTGACGGAGACCCTAAGATTTTCGAACAAATCGTAAAGCAGCTTTATAAGTTGATACCGGTTTATAAAGTTATTGAGAGTGATGATTTTATCGAAAAAGAGATGGCGATGGTGAAATTCCCGCTAAAACAAGTAAAAGATAATCTTGCCGATATCGATGCTATCGCAAGATGTTACAACGGAAAAATCAGTAATGTTAACGATAAACATATCGTAGTAAGCGTAGTGGATAGACCAAATAGAATAGATAACTTTTTAAAAGCCATTCAAGCTAAATACAATAACGTGGAAATCGTAAGAAGCGGGGTAAGCGTAATTGAAAGATAA
- the lpxD gene encoding UDP-3-O-(3-hydroxymyristoyl)glucosamine N-acyltransferase, producing MKLSEICEKLNLECDIKQDIEIEGINTLQDANKKEISFLENPKYEKYLKDTKAAAVLIRKEDADKLPKDVIALITPEPYLKLALLTRYFVKDPWVDGGYKANESAKIDPSVRIGKGAKIGKNVIIMPNAVIGPNVEIDEGSVIYPNVTIYRDTKIGKNVTIHAGSVIGSDGFGYAHMKTGEHVKIYHLGRVVIEDDVEIGANTTVDRAVFGETKIKKGSKIDNLVQIGHNCEIGEYSILVSQVGLSGSTKLGRNVVMGGQSATAGHLEIAPFTTIAARGGVTKSIKEPGVYSGFPLMPHKTWLKLQGLLSRLLKKS from the coding sequence ATGAAATTAAGCGAAATTTGCGAAAAATTAAATCTTGAGTGCGATATTAAACAAGATATCGAAATAGAAGGGATTAATACCCTCCAAGACGCAAACAAAAAAGAGATAAGTTTTCTTGAAAATCCGAAATATGAAAAGTATCTAAAAGATACGAAAGCGGCGGCCGTTTTAATAAGAAAAGAAGATGCTGATAAGTTACCAAAAGACGTAATCGCTTTGATTACTCCAGAGCCTTATTTGAAACTTGCTCTTTTGACTCGCTATTTTGTCAAAGACCCTTGGGTTGACGGAGGTTATAAAGCCAATGAAAGCGCGAAAATAGACCCGAGCGTAAGAATAGGAAAAGGCGCGAAAATCGGTAAAAACGTAATTATTATGCCAAATGCCGTAATAGGACCGAACGTAGAGATTGATGAGGGAAGTGTTATTTATCCGAACGTTACTATTTATAGAGATACCAAAATCGGAAAAAACGTAACGATTCACGCAGGAAGCGTAATAGGAAGCGACGGATTTGGGTATGCTCATATGAAAACGGGGGAGCATGTTAAAATTTATCATTTAGGTAGAGTGGTTATAGAAGACGATGTGGAAATCGGAGCCAATACGACTGTCGATAGGGCGGTTTTCGGTGAGACTAAAATCAAAAAAGGTTCGAAAATCGATAATTTGGTGCAAATCGGGCATAACTGCGAAATAGGCGAATATTCAATTTTGGTTTCGCAAGTAGGACTCTCAGGCTCTACAAAACTCGGAAGAAACGTCGTTATGGGAGGACAAAGCGCAACCGCCGGTCATCTCGAAATAGCTCCTTTTACTACCATAGCCGCAAGAGGCGGAGTTACGAAAAGTATAAAAGAACCGGGTGTTTATAGCGGATTTCCGCTTATGCCTCATAAAACATGGCTGAAACTTCAAGGTCTTCTTTCAAGACTTCTAAAAAAATCTTAA
- a CDS encoding cysteine desulfurase family protein, which translates to MVYLDNNSTTPMDERVKEVYCDATKYFGNINVIYDLGIEARKKLNEAYDILYPGIGASDEDDIIITSSTTEGNNTVIKTFLDSYLKGSGKKHIITTVAEHSSIKATCAYAKTHGMEVTYIYTDENGRVNPKDIENAIREDTALISVLFASNESGAIQPIKEISQIARKYGIPFHCDGAQAIGKAKINVRELGVDYFTFSAHKFHGPKGVGGFYVREGAPFVNLIHGGNQMGGKRGGSVYLNGIIAMAEAVKLANEHLDEMYDRVAKLRDKLEEAILKIPDTKTYVDKKYRLPNTVVASFRGIEGEAMLWDLNMHKIYAATGSSCSSERLEGSEVLEALGEDPEIAHTGIIFSLSRFTTEKEIDYVIEVLPKIVKRLRDISMTYAKVKPSDR; encoded by the coding sequence ATGGTTTATCTTGATAACAACTCTACAACACCTATGGATGAGAGAGTAAAAGAGGTCTATTGTGACGCTACTAAATACTTCGGAAATATAAACGTAATCTATGATTTGGGAATCGAAGCGAGAAAAAAACTAAACGAAGCTTATGATATTTTGTATCCGGGAATAGGAGCGAGTGATGAAGACGATATTATTATCACTTCTTCTACGACAGAGGGGAATAATACGGTTATTAAAACTTTTCTTGATTCGTACTTAAAAGGCAGCGGTAAAAAACATATCATAACAACCGTGGCGGAACACTCTTCTATCAAAGCCACTTGTGCTTATGCCAAAACCCACGGAATGGAAGTGACATACATCTACACCGACGAAAACGGAAGAGTGAATCCAAAAGATATCGAAAATGCAATAAGAGAGGATACGGCTCTTATCAGTGTGCTTTTTGCTTCAAACGAAAGCGGAGCTATTCAGCCGATTAAAGAAATAAGCCAAATTGCAAGAAAATACGGCATACCTTTTCACTGCGACGGAGCTCAAGCTATCGGAAAAGCCAAAATAAACGTAAGAGAATTAGGGGTGGATTATTTTACTTTTAGCGCTCATAAGTTTCACGGACCAAAAGGAGTCGGGGGTTTTTATGTAAGAGAGGGCGCGCCTTTTGTTAATTTGATTCACGGCGGTAATCAAATGGGAGGTAAAAGAGGAGGCAGTGTATATCTTAACGGGATAATCGCAATGGCTGAGGCCGTAAAACTTGCAAACGAACATCTTGATGAAATGTATGACAGAGTGGCAAAACTTAGAGACAAACTCGAAGAAGCGATATTGAAAATTCCGGATACCAAAACATATGTGGATAAAAAATACAGACTCCCGAATACCGTTGTCGCTTCTTTTAGAGGAATAGAGGGTGAAGCGATGCTATGGGATTTGAATATGCATAAAATCTACGCGGCGACGGGGAGTAGTTGTAGTAGCGAAAGACTTGAGGGAAGCGAAGTTTTAGAAGCGCTTGGAGAGGACCCTGAAATAGCTCATACGGGGATTATTTTTTCTCTTAGCAGATTTACTACCGAAAAAGAGATTGATTACGTAATAGAAGTGTTGCCTAAAATCGTTAAGAGACTTAGAGATATTTCTATGACATATGCGAAGGTTAAGCCGAGTGATAGGTAA
- a CDS encoding iron-sulfur cluster assembly scaffold protein, whose protein sequence is MGRNDLITGNVWEQYSNKVIERMNNPKFLGEFTEEDAKKRGAKLVVADFGSEACGDAVRLYWLVDPKTDKIIDARFKSFGCGTAIASSDVMTELTIGKTVDEAMKVTNLDVEKALRDEPDKPAFPPQKMHCSVMAYDVIMEAAAKYKGKKVDELKNNEIVCECARVTRGEIEEIVRKYNVKTVEELQKYTDAGKYCKSCVAPGGHEERDVYLVDIIKEVQEQMKKEKIKESVTTDDFDNMSLIKKIKTIEEILDKKIKPMLAMDGGSLELIDVREEDGVLKVYIRYLGACSTCASGGMTLLAIEDMLKKELNTDKIKVEQV, encoded by the coding sequence ATGGGAAGAAACGATTTAATAACGGGAAACGTATGGGAGCAATATTCTAATAAAGTAATCGAGAGAATGAATAATCCTAAATTTTTAGGTGAATTTACTGAAGAGGATGCTAAAAAAAGAGGTGCGAAGCTTGTAGTTGCGGATTTCGGTAGTGAGGCTTGCGGTGATGCCGTTAGGCTTTATTGGCTTGTAGACCCGAAAACGGACAAAATTATCGATGCGAGATTTAAAAGTTTCGGATGCGGTACCGCTATAGCTTCAAGTGATGTTATGACCGAGCTTACTATCGGAAAAACGGTTGATGAAGCGATGAAAGTTACAAATCTTGATGTTGAAAAAGCACTAAGAGACGAGCCGGACAAACCTGCGTTTCCGCCTCAAAAAATGCATTGTAGCGTGATGGCTTATGATGTTATTATGGAAGCGGCTGCCAAATATAAAGGAAAAAAAGTCGATGAACTTAAAAATAACGAAATCGTTTGTGAGTGTGCGAGGGTAACAAGAGGAGAAATTGAAGAGATTGTCAGAAAATATAACGTAAAAACGGTAGAAGAGCTTCAAAAATACACTGATGCCGGAAAATATTGTAAAAGCTGCGTAGCCCCGGGAGGTCATGAAGAAAGAGACGTTTATCTTGTAGATATCATTAAAGAAGTCCAAGAGCAGATGAAAAAAGAAAAAATTAAAGAAAGTGTTACGACAGACGATTTTGATAATATGAGCCTTATTAAAAAAATCAAAACGATTGAAGAGATTTTGGATAAAAAAATCAAACCTATGCTTGCAATGGACGGCGGAAGTTTGGAGCTCATAGACGTAAGAGAAGAGGACGGGGTATTAAAAGTATATATTAGGTATTTAGGGGCATGCAGTACCTGCGCCAGCGGCGGAATGACTCTTTTGGCAATTGAAGATATGCTAAAAAAAGAGCTCAATACCGATAAAATCAAAGTGGAGCAGGTATAA
- a CDS encoding EAL domain-containing protein: MRYVDSIKNHLPTILQEVKIQIKNDKTIYEFVKTEEELDKLLSLQEKLIQEYLYDFQKNILDEKKCMQFYKDLKIPYAIVVRSLNYIRKEVIIALDKEGVDKETIIEFSEYFDKFINLTAKVYLKKDIVTLKKLRNSYFEDYLLFKSHISWVESIIESISEDDISKFPLIAASECKFEEYLNYPESLMVCIDVNLCMYLHDLHSLLHKLANTFYLYYAKGAYSEAYMIFKDLKEQILKFKGIIGELYFITYSNLEVSFFKLIEIYKTNKKEFVTLIDMKSLKSLNSIYGEETITKALEVIEKRLHRFFEKDQARSLVVKGMTSNFYMLNIDYSYDEYKKMIDNIIEIIKEPVILDENKIEFTPIIAGLEIEEYFDIKKDEMIMILNHLKNKAKQSKCNKLLVINHYSKEMLKSWLKNRYDSKFIKSKIENAELKLAYHPIFDIQTNKIYSLEVLARIVDEDKLIPAGLFIDEVYSMNLIEKLDLAVLRKLIEDKEKIKQITDKIFVNVSFNSLLNEEYLEKLEKLIDNIQVGLLLELTEQKFVDNVEILFELNQKYNLFFAVDDFGTGYTSLQSVVDLVKKGILKVLKIDGSLIKNIDDEYNKKIINVISNMAKELNLLSVAEYVESEEILNEIKKAGINLAQGYFLAKPALIEELIVEKVEKFGF, encoded by the coding sequence ATGCGTTATGTCGATTCGATTAAAAATCATCTTCCTACTATTCTTCAAGAAGTAAAAATCCAAATAAAAAACGATAAAACGATTTATGAATTTGTAAAAACGGAAGAAGAACTTGATAAACTGCTTTCACTTCAAGAAAAATTAATTCAAGAATATCTTTACGATTTTCAAAAAAACATATTGGACGAAAAAAAATGTATGCAGTTTTATAAAGATTTGAAAATTCCTTATGCTATTGTCGTTAGGAGTTTGAATTATATAAGAAAAGAGGTGATAATCGCTCTTGATAAAGAGGGTGTTGATAAAGAGACGATTATCGAATTTTCCGAATATTTCGATAAATTTATAAATTTAACGGCAAAAGTTTATCTGAAAAAAGATATCGTTACACTCAAAAAACTTAGAAATTCCTATTTTGAGGATTACTTGTTGTTTAAATCTCATATCTCTTGGGTAGAGAGTATTATCGAAAGTATAAGCGAAGACGATATTTCGAAGTTTCCTTTGATTGCCGCGAGTGAATGTAAGTTTGAAGAGTATCTGAACTATCCGGAATCTTTGATGGTTTGTATCGATGTGAATTTGTGTATGTATTTGCATGATTTGCATTCGCTTTTACACAAACTCGCAAATACTTTTTATCTTTATTATGCAAAAGGCGCATATAGCGAAGCGTATATGATTTTTAAGGATTTGAAAGAGCAGATTTTAAAATTTAAGGGCATAATAGGAGAACTTTATTTTATAACTTATTCAAATTTGGAAGTAAGCTTTTTTAAACTTATAGAGATATATAAAACAAATAAAAAAGAGTTTGTGACGTTAATCGATATGAAAAGTTTAAAAAGCCTAAATTCTATCTACGGAGAAGAGACTATTACTAAAGCTCTTGAAGTAATAGAAAAGCGGCTTCATAGATTTTTCGAAAAAGACCAGGCAAGAAGTTTGGTCGTAAAAGGGATGACTTCAAATTTTTATATGCTCAATATCGATTATTCGTATGACGAATACAAAAAAATGATCGATAATATCATCGAAATAATTAAAGAGCCCGTAATTCTTGATGAAAACAAAATAGAATTTACTCCTATAATCGCAGGACTTGAGATAGAGGAGTATTTCGATATCAAAAAAGACGAAATGATAATGATTTTAAATCATCTCAAAAATAAAGCTAAACAGAGTAAATGTAATAAACTTCTTGTAATCAATCACTACTCAAAAGAGATGTTAAAATCATGGCTTAAAAACAGATACGATTCGAAATTTATCAAAAGTAAAATAGAAAACGCTGAATTAAAACTTGCTTATCATCCTATTTTCGATATCCAGACAAACAAAATCTACTCTTTAGAAGTATTGGCTCGGATTGTAGATGAAGACAAACTAATACCGGCCGGGCTTTTTATCGATGAGGTATATTCGATGAATCTAATTGAAAAGCTGGATTTGGCGGTATTGAGAAAACTTATAGAAGACAAAGAAAAAATCAAACAAATTACCGATAAAATTTTCGTAAACGTCAGTTTTAATTCTTTGCTTAACGAAGAGTATTTGGAAAAACTCGAAAAGCTTATCGATAATATTCAAGTCGGACTTTTGCTTGAATTAACAGAGCAAAAATTTGTCGATAACGTAGAAATTTTATTTGAGCTTAATCAAAAATATAATCTCTTTTTTGCTGTGGATGATTTCGGTACGGGATATACATCTTTGCAAAGTGTTGTGGATTTGGTGAAAAAAGGTATTTTAAAAGTATTGAAAATCGACGGAAGTTTAATAAAAAACATCGATGACGAATATAACAAAAAAATAATAAACGTAATTTCGAATATGGCAAAAGAGCTTAATTTATTAAGTGTTGCTGAATATGTCGAGAGTGAAGAGATTTTAAACGAAATTAAAAAAGCCGGAATTAATTTGGCTCAAGGATATTTTCTTGCTAAACCTGCGTTAATTGAAGAGTTGATAGTGGAAAAAGTGGAAAAATTCGGCTTTTAG
- a CDS encoding L-aspartate oxidase produces MKYDILVIGSGIAGMMAAIEAKELGSNVAIVMKKSPMANNSFMAKGGINAALNNMGDGDSIEHHIQDTLKAGMGLAEEEAVRIFCEQAPQIVRELHRKFKVPFTTLPDGRLAQRPFGGTKFKRTVFAADATGPAIMKALNKALNDLNIDTIKNHFALNLLINDGKIAGATFVDEKGELKVIQAKAVIVATGGFAGLYRGHTTNITDATGDGIAMGLRAGLEAMDMEFVQFHPTGLEGTNYLISEAARGEGGKLINSDGKEFVDELNTRDFVTRAIVKQLQKGKKVYLDLTDIPEEIINTKLINLKKRVKSLKGIDISKEPIPITPLAHYTMGGIKTDTYCFTDIEGLFYAGEAGNNGVNGANRLGGNSLSEGAVFGRIAGYQAVKYSHRQQTQIEPKKEDIQKDKELIETLKNTKIDAKKIKDEIGEILFNKLGILRNGYAIKKALDKFEDIKREMSQNHENDSSLNEKIECLNALDIAKVLAKSALYREESRGAHFRMDYPESDHAFLHHTLEKLD; encoded by the coding sequence ATGAAATACGATATTTTGGTAATCGGAAGCGGTATTGCGGGTATGATGGCGGCTATAGAAGCAAAGGAGCTCGGTAGTAACGTAGCGATTGTAATGAAAAAATCTCCTATGGCAAACAACTCTTTTATGGCAAAAGGAGGAATCAACGCCGCACTAAATAATATGGGAGACGGCGATTCTATAGAACACCATATCCAAGATACTCTAAAAGCCGGAATGGGACTTGCCGAAGAAGAAGCTGTCAGAATCTTTTGCGAACAAGCCCCTCAAATCGTTAGAGAACTTCACAGAAAATTTAAAGTGCCTTTTACCACACTGCCTGACGGAAGACTCGCGCAAAGACCTTTTGGAGGTACTAAATTCAAAAGAACGGTATTCGCCGCAGATGCAACGGGACCTGCGATTATGAAAGCGCTAAATAAAGCACTTAACGACTTAAATATCGATACGATAAAAAACCACTTCGCACTCAATCTTTTGATAAACGACGGAAAAATAGCCGGAGCGACTTTCGTAGATGAAAAAGGTGAATTAAAAGTCATTCAGGCAAAAGCGGTTATAGTGGCGACAGGTGGTTTTGCCGGATTATACAGAGGTCACACCACAAATATAACCGACGCAACGGGAGACGGAATTGCAATGGGACTAAGAGCCGGGCTTGAAGCTATGGATATGGAATTCGTTCAATTCCACCCGACAGGTCTTGAAGGCACTAATTACCTAATAAGCGAAGCGGCAAGAGGTGAAGGCGGAAAACTAATAAACAGCGACGGAAAAGAGTTCGTAGATGAATTAAATACCCGTGATTTCGTGACTCGTGCAATTGTCAAACAACTCCAAAAAGGAAAAAAAGTCTATTTAGACCTAACTGACATCCCTGAAGAAATAATTAACACAAAACTTATAAATCTCAAAAAAAGAGTAAAATCTCTAAAAGGCATCGATATCTCAAAAGAACCTATTCCAATCACTCCGCTTGCTCACTACACCATGGGCGGAATCAAAACCGACACTTACTGCTTTACAGATATCGAGGGGCTTTTTTATGCCGGGGAAGCCGGAAACAACGGAGTAAACGGAGCAAATCGTCTTGGTGGAAACTCTCTTAGTGAGGGTGCGGTATTCGGAAGAATAGCAGGATATCAAGCTGTAAAATATTCTCATAGACAACAAACTCAAATAGAGCCTAAAAAAGAAGATATTCAAAAAGACAAAGAACTTATCGAAACTCTAAAAAATACAAAAATAGACGCCAAAAAAATAAAAGACGAAATCGGTGAGATTTTATTTAATAAACTCGGAATTTTAAGAAACGGATACGCTATAAAAAAAGCGTTGGATAAATTTGAAGATATTAAACGCGAAATGAGCCAAAACCACGAAAACGATTCATCTCTAAACGAAAAAATAGAGTGCTTAAATGCTCTTGATATTGCAAAAGTACTTGCAAAATCTGCACTTTACAGAGAAGAGAGCAGAGGCGCTCACTTTAGAATGGATTACCCGGAAAGCGACCACGCATTCTTACATCACACACTGGAAAAACTCGACTAA
- a CDS encoding plasminogen-binding N-terminal domain-containing protein, which produces MRIIFVLFLAVFAFAFDVKILSVNNDYAKIDSYIKKGISGDVICTYDKTPIICAKAVAFGNIVKFYNYTELKNDAFALPKVSPKPGDKIILGKNYRRILIIAPNQNAYIKTAQLYKGNTIISPDIFAPFIDEMPTREDFEKFCNDMNIGRIIFVLDKIYEVDSFSFYAIKKRDIDFKAKYDKAFFVTFPSFKITGKNIEQYYKSLIKD; this is translated from the coding sequence ATGAGGATAATTTTTGTATTATTTTTAGCGGTATTCGCTTTTGCATTCGATGTTAAAATCTTAAGCGTAAACAATGACTATGCAAAAATCGACAGCTACATAAAAAAAGGTATTAGCGGAGATGTGATTTGTACCTATGATAAAACTCCGATAATCTGCGCAAAAGCCGTGGCTTTCGGGAATATCGTAAAATTTTATAACTATACCGAGCTTAAAAACGACGCTTTTGCTCTGCCTAAGGTATCACCTAAACCGGGAGATAAAATTATTTTGGGTAAAAACTATAGAAGAATATTAATTATCGCGCCGAATCAAAACGCATATATAAAAACCGCGCAATTATATAAAGGCAATACGATTATTTCGCCTGATATTTTCGCTCCTTTTATCGATGAAATGCCTACAAGAGAAGATTTTGAGAAGTTTTGTAACGATATGAATATCGGGAGAATAATTTTCGTGCTTGATAAGATATATGAGGTTGACAGTTTCAGTTTTTATGCTATAAAGAAAAGAGATATCGATTTCAAAGCAAAATACGATAAAGCCTTTTTCGTAACTTTTCCGAGTTTTAAAATTACAGGTAAAAATATCGAACAATACTATAAATCGCTTATAAAGGACTAA